Proteins co-encoded in one Siniperca chuatsi isolate FFG_IHB_CAS linkage group LG11, ASM2008510v1, whole genome shotgun sequence genomic window:
- the kcnk1b gene encoding potassium channel subfamily K member 1b isoform X2 encodes MPQQVSRRGKRSFVFNNIPLQGYISLPYEDLLRQELRAVKKQFLQENECLSEERLERFLKKALDASNYGVSILNNASANWNWDFTSALFFASTVLSTTGYGHTAPLSDGGKAFCIIYSVIGIPFTLLFLTAVVQRIMVFSTRRPVTYIHTHWGLSKPLVAIVHATLLAMLAVSCFFLIPAAIFSSLEENWNFLESFYFCFISLSTIGLGDYVPGEAVNQRFRELYKVGITVYLILGLIVMLVVLETFCELQQLKQLRKMFYLKKEKPQDRLAILEHDHLSFTTVSKRATAHNDDKTHPFVSVPTLASPNDDPMIQ; translated from the exons ATGCCACAGCAGGTTTCGCGGAGGGGGAAGAGAAGCTTTGTTTTTAACAACATCCCTCTCCAAGGATATATTTCG CTGCCTTATGAAGACCTCCTGCGCCAGGAGCTGAGGGCCGTTAAAAAACAGTTCCTCCAGGAAAATGAATGTCTGTCCGAGGAGCGTCTGGAGCGGTTTCTAAAGAAAGCACTGGATGCCAGTAATTATGGGGTTTCCATCCTCAATAACGCCTCAGCCAACTGGAACTGGGACTTCACCTCTGCGCTGTTTTTTGCGAGCACCGTGCTGTCCACTACAG GATATGGCCACACAGCACCACTGTCAGATGGTGGGAAGGCCTTCTGTATCATCTACTCAGTGATAGGCATCCCcttcaccctcctcttcctcactgctGTGGTGCAAAGGATCATGGTGTTCAGCACACGGAGGCCGGTCACGTACATCCACACGCACTGGGGCCTGTCCAAGCCACTGGTGGCCATCGTTCATGCCACTCTGCTCGCCATGTTGGCCGTTTCTTGCTTCTTCCTCATCCCCGCCGCCATCTTCTCATCACTGGAGGAGAACTGGAACTTCCTGGAGTCCTTCTACTTCTGCTTCATTTCCCTCAGCACCATTGGCCTGGGAGACTACGTACCTGGAGAGGCTGTTAATCAGAGGTTCAGGGAGCTTTACAAAGTCGGCATCACTG TCTACCTGATCCTGGGTCTGATAGTCatgctggtggtgctggagaccttCTGCGAGCTGCAGCAACTGAAGCAGCTGAGGAAGATGTTCTACCTGAAGAAGGAGAAGCCGCAGGACCGCCTCGCCATTTTGGAGCACGACCACCTGTCCTTCACTACTGTGTCCAAAAGAGCTACAGCCCACAATGACGACAAAACCCACCCATTTGTCAGTGTCCCAACTCTGGCCTCTCCCAATGATGACCCCATGATCCAGTAA
- the kcnk1b gene encoding potassium channel subfamily K member 1b isoform X1, whose translation MLQSLASNSCVRLIQSHKSTWYFASLVLGYLLYLIFGAVVFSSVELPYEDLLRQELRAVKKQFLQENECLSEERLERFLKKALDASNYGVSILNNASANWNWDFTSALFFASTVLSTTGYGHTAPLSDGGKAFCIIYSVIGIPFTLLFLTAVVQRIMVFSTRRPVTYIHTHWGLSKPLVAIVHATLLAMLAVSCFFLIPAAIFSSLEENWNFLESFYFCFISLSTIGLGDYVPGEAVNQRFRELYKVGITVYLILGLIVMLVVLETFCELQQLKQLRKMFYLKKEKPQDRLAILEHDHLSFTTVSKRATAHNDDKTHPFVSVPTLASPNDDPMIQ comes from the exons ATGCTCCAGTCTCTAGCCAGTAATTCGTGTGTGCGGTTGATACAGAGTCACAAATCGACGTGGTATTTTGCATCTCTAGTCTTGGGGTATCTGCTTTATCTCATATTCGGCGCTGTTGTCTTTTCTTCGGTCGAGCTGCCTTATGAAGACCTCCTGCGCCAGGAGCTGAGGGCCGTTAAAAAACAGTTCCTCCAGGAAAATGAATGTCTGTCCGAGGAGCGTCTGGAGCGGTTTCTAAAGAAAGCACTGGATGCCAGTAATTATGGGGTTTCCATCCTCAATAACGCCTCAGCCAACTGGAACTGGGACTTCACCTCTGCGCTGTTTTTTGCGAGCACCGTGCTGTCCACTACAG GATATGGCCACACAGCACCACTGTCAGATGGTGGGAAGGCCTTCTGTATCATCTACTCAGTGATAGGCATCCCcttcaccctcctcttcctcactgctGTGGTGCAAAGGATCATGGTGTTCAGCACACGGAGGCCGGTCACGTACATCCACACGCACTGGGGCCTGTCCAAGCCACTGGTGGCCATCGTTCATGCCACTCTGCTCGCCATGTTGGCCGTTTCTTGCTTCTTCCTCATCCCCGCCGCCATCTTCTCATCACTGGAGGAGAACTGGAACTTCCTGGAGTCCTTCTACTTCTGCTTCATTTCCCTCAGCACCATTGGCCTGGGAGACTACGTACCTGGAGAGGCTGTTAATCAGAGGTTCAGGGAGCTTTACAAAGTCGGCATCACTG TCTACCTGATCCTGGGTCTGATAGTCatgctggtggtgctggagaccttCTGCGAGCTGCAGCAACTGAAGCAGCTGAGGAAGATGTTCTACCTGAAGAAGGAGAAGCCGCAGGACCGCCTCGCCATTTTGGAGCACGACCACCTGTCCTTCACTACTGTGTCCAAAAGAGCTACAGCCCACAATGACGACAAAACCCACCCATTTGTCAGTGTCCCAACTCTGGCCTCTCCCAATGATGACCCCATGATCCAGTAA